The Chanodichthys erythropterus isolate Z2021 chromosome 12, ASM2448905v1, whole genome shotgun sequence genome contains a region encoding:
- the LOC137033126 gene encoding transcription factor Adf-1-like, with protein sequence MAIWNEASEDELINMIQERPGLYDITEKCYVNRVLKAELWREIENKLVISEKELKKRWDSLRTQYMRYKKQGPSGSSGAQKTGRQQWILNRLQFLEPHTKRKESTSNLMIMEPAADSDSCSPSDGTNSDTWTGTHEDPSFSDADLRSSTPLAESTICGTESTAMRKDHLQSSNIKPKPPGKRRKMQDESSSEESTNLMRTIGKTLEKLASQENTNDAISAYCKNLEHRMRNLPPHLLPHFQHEVDNCIFKYSVGHNHALDASSNQYTHL encoded by the exons ATGGCTATCTGGAACGAGGCAAGTGAAGACGAATTGATCAACATGATCCAGGAAAGGCCGGGTTTGTATGACATTACGGAAAAATGTTATGTCAACCGTGTGCTGAAAGCTGAACTGTGGCGTGAGATCGAAAATAAACTCGTCATATCAG AAAAAGAGCTCAAGAAGCGGTGGGATTCATTGCGAACCCAATACATGCGTTATAAGAAACAAGGACCCTCAGGAAGTTCTGGAGCTCAGAAGactggcaggcagcaatggatcCTGAACCGCCTGCAGTTTCTAGAGCCTCACACAAAAAGGAAGGAGAGCACTTCAAATCTAATGATcatg GAACCTGCGGCTGATAGTGATTCCTGTTCACCCTCAGATGGTACCAACAGTGACACCTGGACTGGCACCCATGAAGACCCCAGCTTCAGTGATGCTGACCTACGGTCAAGTACACCCTTGGCTGAATCCACCATCTGTGGAACTGAGTCCACAGCCATGAGAAAGGACCATTTGCAAAGCTCCAACATAAAACCAAAGCCTCCAGGGAAGCGCAGGAAGATGCAAGACGAATCCTCCAGCGAGGAATCCACAAACTTGATGCGCACCATCGGCAAAACTCTGGAAAAGTTGGCATCACAGGAAAACACCAATGATGCCATCTCagcttactgcaaaaatcttgaaCACAGAATGCGGAATTTGCCACCACATCTACTGCCACATTTCCAGCATGAGGTTGAtaattgcattttcaaatattcagtGGGCCACAACCATGCACTGGATGCATCTTCCAATCAGTATAcacacttgtaa